In Desulfomonile tiedjei DSM 6799, a genomic segment contains:
- a CDS encoding roadblock/LC7 domain-containing protein: MTSQDSAYQDIFKGSEKVEILGKLPSLLWAYAEACRKFLQEARTTANQQEYMDKISKLRSILEAAADQLGNDDLKSRVVEHASFQNRFSSGKMNWEELETVLSAEIQQIEQLAGPRRDVSSDALLERAMLDKELERAERIKTGRSADIIVSIDVLEDVKQLLNREIITEGISSVLIIDNAGSLICTVGNKIQLDVVSLAAVAAANFAATEQIARLIGERDFVLLFYKGHNESFHFSRVGTEYIIVTIFDNQLSLGLLRLKISEVSQLLEEKLPKREI; this comes from the coding sequence ATGACGTCTCAAGATAGTGCGTATCAGGATATTTTTAAGGGGTCCGAAAAAGTAGAAATCCTGGGCAAACTTCCATCTTTGTTGTGGGCCTACGCAGAGGCCTGCCGAAAATTCCTGCAGGAAGCCAGGACAACAGCTAATCAGCAGGAATATATGGATAAAATTTCCAAGCTGAGATCCATATTGGAGGCAGCGGCTGATCAGCTCGGTAATGATGACCTGAAAAGCAGAGTGGTAGAACACGCCTCTTTTCAGAATCGATTCAGCTCAGGCAAAATGAACTGGGAAGAGTTGGAGACTGTCCTTTCCGCCGAAATACAGCAGATCGAGCAGCTTGCAGGTCCCCGGCGGGACGTATCCTCAGACGCGCTCCTGGAAAGAGCAATGCTGGATAAAGAACTCGAGCGGGCAGAAAGAATAAAGACAGGACGCAGTGCTGACATCATTGTCAGTATAGACGTTCTTGAAGACGTGAAACAACTGCTCAATCGTGAAATTATCACTGAAGGCATCTCTTCCGTGCTTATTATCGATAACGCAGGATCGCTTATATGCACCGTTGGCAACAAAATACAATTGGATGTTGTTTCACTTGCAGCAGTTGCTGCAGCCAATTTCGCAGCCACTGAACAGATTGCCCGCTTGATTGGAGAACGCGATTTTGTGCTTCTTTTTTACAAAGGACACAATGAATCGTTTCATTTCAGTCGAGTCGGCACGGAATATATCATCGTAACTATTTTCGATAACCAGTTATCCCTGGGACTCTTGCGATTAAAGATCTCCGAAGTTTCTCAACTGCTGGAAGAGAAGCTTCCTAAAAGGGAGATTTGA